A genomic stretch from Alloyangia pacifica includes:
- a CDS encoding 3-keto-5-aminohexanoate cleavage protein codes for MPLTMNKEVFITCAVTGSGGTQDRSPHVPRSPEQIASSAIDAAKAGAAVVHCHVRDPETGAPARDPALYREVTERIRDAEVDVVLNLTAGMGGDIVFGSTEAPFPVKAIGTDMVGASERMAHVAQCLPEICTLDCGTMNFAEADYVMTNTPGMLRAMGGMMTALGVKPEIEAFDTGHLWFAKHLVAEGVLTSPALVQLCMGVPWGAPNDLNTFMAMVNAVPEEWTWSAFSLGRDQMPFVAASVLAGGNVRVGLEDNLWLGKGQLATNAQLVERAASIIENMGARVVGPEEVRARLGLVKRAPKVMA; via the coding sequence ATGCCTCTTACGATGAACAAAGAGGTCTTCATCACTTGTGCGGTGACCGGCTCTGGCGGCACGCAGGACCGCTCGCCGCATGTGCCGCGCAGCCCCGAGCAGATCGCCAGCAGCGCGATCGACGCCGCGAAGGCCGGTGCCGCAGTGGTGCATTGCCATGTGCGCGATCCCGAGACCGGCGCGCCCGCGCGCGATCCGGCGCTCTACCGCGAGGTCACCGAGCGCATCCGTGACGCCGAGGTGGACGTGGTGCTGAACCTCACCGCCGGCATGGGCGGCGACATCGTCTTCGGCTCGACCGAGGCGCCCTTTCCGGTCAAGGCCATCGGCACCGACATGGTCGGCGCCAGTGAGCGCATGGCGCACGTCGCGCAATGCCTGCCGGAGATCTGCACCCTCGACTGCGGCACCATGAACTTCGCCGAGGCCGATTACGTGATGACCAACACGCCGGGCATGCTGCGCGCCATGGGCGGCATGATGACCGCGCTCGGCGTCAAGCCCGAGATCGAGGCCTTCGACACCGGTCATCTGTGGTTCGCCAAGCACCTCGTCGCCGAGGGCGTGTTGACCAGCCCCGCGCTGGTGCAGCTCTGCATGGGGGTGCCTTGGGGCGCACCGAACGATCTCAACACCTTCATGGCCATGGTGAACGCGGTGCCCGAGGAGTGGACTTGGTCGGCCTTCAGCCTCGGTCGGGACCAGATGCCGTTTGTCGCGGCCTCGGTGCTGGCGGGCGGCAACGTCCGTGTCGGACTCGAGGACAACCTCTGGCTCGGCAAGGGCCAACTCGCGACCAACGCGCAGCTCGTGGAGCGCGCGGCCTCGATCATCGAGAACATGGGCGCGCGTGTGGTCGGCCCCGAGGAAGTCCGCGCCCGGCTCGGCCTGGTGAAGCGCGCGCCGAAGGTGATGGCATGA
- a CDS encoding GlxA family transcriptional regulator, which yields MKSVTLLLYDGFSNMVLSCLLEPLRAVRDQGAGGLSWQIVTPDDGPARSSSGLNISPDAAIADCDRCDLLIVVSGYGYREHARPERLAPLRRMTRGARAIVGADTGSWLLAAAGLLDDQGATIHWAVLAEFAEAFPQIQPSNARFVRGPRVSTCGGASTALELMLAIISEQFGPADAFLVSTMFVHDAERQQRSGRGANWLVGKGTARLRKIVNLMVETIENPLPLEDLAQRAGLTRRTLNRLFQAELAMSPGRYYQLMRLSHARELASGSDYDLREIALRCGYSNASALSKAFRLAFGHPIRKARAPRPRQRES from the coding sequence ATGAAAAGCGTCACCCTTCTGCTCTACGACGGCTTCTCCAACATGGTGCTCTCGTGCCTTCTGGAGCCGCTGCGAGCCGTCCGTGACCAGGGTGCGGGCGGGCTGTCATGGCAGATCGTCACGCCCGATGACGGGCCGGCGCGCAGTTCGAGCGGGTTGAACATCTCTCCCGATGCGGCCATTGCCGACTGCGACCGCTGCGATTTGCTGATCGTGGTCAGCGGCTACGGCTACCGTGAGCATGCGCGGCCCGAGCGCCTGGCGCCGCTGCGCCGGATGACCCGCGGCGCGCGGGCCATCGTCGGAGCCGACACCGGCAGTTGGCTGCTGGCCGCGGCGGGCCTGCTCGATGATCAGGGCGCCACCATCCACTGGGCGGTCCTCGCCGAGTTCGCCGAGGCCTTCCCGCAAATCCAGCCGAGCAATGCGCGTTTCGTGCGCGGGCCGCGGGTCTCGACCTGTGGCGGCGCCTCGACTGCGCTCGAGCTGATGCTTGCGATCATTTCCGAGCAGTTCGGCCCGGCGGATGCCTTCCTCGTCTCGACCATGTTCGTGCATGACGCCGAGCGCCAGCAGCGCAGCGGGCGCGGCGCGAACTGGCTGGTGGGCAAGGGCACCGCGCGGCTTCGCAAGATCGTCAACCTGATGGTCGAGACCATCGAAAACCCCCTGCCCCTCGAGGATCTGGCGCAGCGCGCCGGGCTGACCCGCCGGACCCTCAACCGCCTCTTCCAGGCGGAACTGGCGATGTCGCCGGGGCGTTACTACCAGCTCATGCGGCTGAGCCACGCCCGCGAGCTGGCCTCCGGGAGCGACTACGACCTGCGCGAGATCGCCCTGCGCTGCGGCTATTCCAATGCCTCGGCGCTGAGCAAGGCCTTCCGGCTGGCCTTCGGCCACCCGATCCGCAAGGCGCGCGCGCCCCGTCCGCGTCAGCGCGAGAGCTGA
- a CDS encoding carnitine 3-dehydrogenase: MSPARKTAAIVGGGVIGGGWAARFLLNGWNVNVFDPDPEAERKLSEVIANARRALPGLYDRALPEEGALTFYGDMAKAVAGVDWVQESVPEQLALKHKVLGALSGLAPESAVIGSSTSGFKPSELNAAGARAIVAHPFNPVYLLPLVELVGLPERIGPATEILRSVGMFPLVLRKEIDAHIADRLLEAVWRESLWLVKDGVATTEEIDEAIRMAFGIRWAQMGLFETYRVAGGEAGMKHFMAQFGPALSWPWTKLMDVPEFTPELVDLIAGQSDAQSGHMSIRQLERLRDDNIVGMLRALKRSGSGAGGVVTSHEAALGQTNIGQAGTKDGLPVTARRQVPACWTDYNGHMNETHYLEAASLATDRLMEMVGAGADYISAGRSYFTVESHIRYLEEVRAGERITVTTQVLQGTGKKMQLFHRLWRGDDALAATIEVLLLHTDLSTRRSSLPAQPVAEALAELAEKHAQIESTGAGRFVGERPPGG, from the coding sequence ATGAGCCCAGCTCGGAAGACCGCCGCCATCGTCGGCGGAGGGGTCATCGGCGGCGGTTGGGCCGCGCGCTTCCTGCTCAACGGCTGGAACGTGAACGTCTTCGATCCCGACCCCGAGGCCGAACGCAAGCTCTCCGAGGTGATTGCCAACGCCCGCCGCGCCCTGCCCGGGCTTTACGACCGTGCGCTGCCGGAGGAAGGCGCGCTGACCTTCTACGGCGATATGGCCAAGGCGGTCGCCGGGGTGGACTGGGTGCAGGAGAGCGTGCCCGAACAGCTCGCCCTCAAGCACAAGGTCCTGGGGGCGCTCTCGGGGCTGGCGCCGGAAAGTGCTGTGATCGGTTCCTCGACCTCGGGCTTCAAGCCCTCAGAGCTGAATGCCGCAGGGGCCCGCGCCATCGTCGCTCACCCGTTCAACCCGGTCTACCTGCTGCCGCTGGTCGAGCTGGTCGGCCTGCCCGAGCGCATCGGCCCCGCCACAGAGATTCTGCGCTCGGTCGGCATGTTCCCTCTGGTCCTGCGCAAGGAGATCGACGCCCATATCGCCGACCGCCTGCTCGAGGCGGTCTGGCGCGAGAGCCTGTGGCTGGTGAAAGACGGGGTGGCGACCACCGAGGAGATCGACGAGGCCATCCGCATGGCCTTTGGCATCCGCTGGGCGCAGATGGGCCTATTCGAGACCTACCGCGTCGCCGGAGGCGAGGCGGGGATGAAGCACTTCATGGCCCAGTTCGGCCCGGCGCTTTCCTGGCCCTGGACCAAGCTCATGGACGTGCCGGAGTTCACGCCCGAGCTGGTCGATCTCATCGCGGGCCAGTCTGACGCGCAATCCGGGCACATGTCGATCCGCCAGCTCGAGCGGCTGCGCGACGACAATATCGTCGGCATGCTGCGGGCGCTGAAGCGCAGCGGTTCCGGGGCGGGGGGCGTGGTCACCAGCCACGAGGCGGCGCTCGGGCAAACCAACATCGGGCAAGCCGGCACCAAGGACGGCCTGCCGGTCACCGCTCGGCGGCAGGTGCCTGCCTGCTGGACCGACTACAACGGGCACATGAATGAGACCCACTATCTCGAGGCCGCCTCGCTTGCGACGGACCGGCTGATGGAGATGGTGGGGGCTGGCGCCGACTATATCAGCGCGGGCCGCAGCTATTTCACCGTCGAGAGCCACATCCGCTACTTGGAGGAGGTGCGCGCGGGCGAGCGGATCACCGTCACCACGCAGGTCCTGCAGGGCACGGGCAAGAAGATGCAACTCTTCCACCGGCTGTGGCGCGGGGATGACGCGCTCGCGGCCACGATCGAGGTGCTATTGCTGCACACGGATCTCTCCACGCGGCGTTCAAGCCTGCCGGCTCAACCCGTCGCAGAGGCGCTGGCCGAATTGGCGGAAAAGCATGCACAGATCGAGAGCACGGGGGCCGGACGCTTCGTCGGAGAGCGCCCGCCCGGCGGATAA